The Leptospira bourretii region AAAGAATTGACTGCTTTTTCGCTCTCAACGTACCATAACTTATTTTTTATGCAAAGCTTCATGGAAAAGATGCGAAAGTCCATAGAAATAGGCAATTTTCAGGGTTTTTATGACCATTGGAAAAATTTGTTTGGTAGCTAAAATTATTAGGTTGACGTATCTCTTTTTTTTGAATGCAATTGTACCGTCATTTCTACATTGATTGTAGCTTCATTGAGGAGTCTCTAGACACACATGGAAATCACCAGAAGGGAAAAAGATAAAATCGTAGTCCTTGATATTAACGGGGAAATCGACCTTTATAACGCGCCTGAGATCAAGGATGTAATCGCCAAATTGATCGAAGAACAAAAATATTGCATCGTCATCAATCTCGAGAAGGTTTCCTACATCGACTCTTCCGGAATTGGAGCTTTAATTTCAAGTTTGTCCAACTTGAAGAAATACCAAGGTGGGCTTAAAATCATCAACGTAGCTGGTTCAGTTCGTAAGGTATTTGAACTCACAAAGTTGACTTCATTTTTTGAAATTTTCGACAGCGAAGACGAAGCCGTCACAGCTTTCAAGTAATTGGGGAAGCGTGTTTTGCGCTTCTCTCTTACAAAATCCCCCGAAGAAAAATTTAAGGAGTTTGTTATGTTAAGAAAGAAAAAGACAGCAGTCTTTCTCTCTGGTTTGGTATTGTTTTCCATTGGATTTGTTAATTGTGCGCAAGAACTACCACTAAAAGAACTGGAGCTTGCGAAGTCGCAAGTAGAAAGAGCAGAAAGACTTTCAGCAGAAGAATATGCCCCTGAAGAATATTCGGAAGCCAAAAAAAGTTTAGTGTCTGCGAATGAATATGCATCTGAAGAAAAAGCATCTGATTCTAAAAAAAGTGCGGACTATGCGATTTCTAAAGCTTACGATGCTTTAGAAAAAACCTTACCAAAACTTGCTGCAAAATCTCGCGAAGAAGCAGTGACTGCCATTGATGCAGCTGATGAAGCCTACGCTTCTGAATACACTCCTGAAGAATTTAAAAAAGCTGTAACGGCACGTGATGCAGGTGAATCTAAGTTGGCACAAGCAGATGCAAGCCTTGCTTCTTACTTACGTGAAGACAAAGACGAAACCGCAAAAGAACTAAAACGAACAGTTGCCTTACAAGAATATGAAGATGCACATAATAATTTTGTGGAAGCAGCGAAGATCAGCCAAAACGCAAAAAAAGTAGCTCTCGACAGATCGGGTTCTGTTCGCCAATCAGCTGATGAAGTGGATGCAGTATTAGAAAAAGCTTATACTTATTCCAAAGGTGGAAATCCTGCCATCGATGAAGAAAAAGCTAGAGTTGCTTCTGCTCGTGAAGACATTGAAGCTGGACGTTTGAAAACTGCTGACGAAAAAATTAAAACAGCTCGATTGGCTTCTGCCTCTTTACTTGCCACTGCAGTCAAAGACCACGCAAAAAACCGCAACTTACAAGCTCGTGAAGTAGTGGAAGATGCCAATGCGCGTTTTGGTGAATTGAATGCCGAAACATATTTGAAATCAAATGCAAAAGAATCATATGCAAGCACACAAGAAAACTTAGGTGCTTCCAATGAATCCCTTCAAGCTTCCGGAAATCTTTTGGAGCAAGAAAAGTTTGATGATTCCATTTCTCAATCGGAAGAGGCCATTCGATTGGCAGAGATTTCGATTGACCAAATCGAAACTTTGAAAGGAAAAACCACTGTAGCGAAAAAAGATCGCAAAACTACAGAACCGGAAACAACAACTACCACTACCACCGAAGAGACAACAGAGAAAGCATCTTCTTCACAAGTAGAAGAACTTTCTGGCGGCTGGAAACGTTACACAGTTGAAAAATCAAACCCTGCTGATTGCCTTTGGAGAATTGCTGATAGAGAAGACATCTATAGTGATGCAAAACTCTGGCCAAGAATTTTTGAAGCCAATCGTAAATCAATTCGTAACAAAAATTTGATTTATCCAAAACAAAA contains the following coding sequences:
- a CDS encoding STAS domain-containing protein, giving the protein MEITRREKDKIVVLDINGEIDLYNAPEIKDVIAKLIEEQKYCIVINLEKVSYIDSSGIGALISSLSNLKKYQGGLKIINVAGSVRKVFELTKLTSFFEIFDSEDEAVTAFK
- a CDS encoding lipoprotein LipL71 gives rise to the protein MLRKKKTAVFLSGLVLFSIGFVNCAQELPLKELELAKSQVERAERLSAEEYAPEEYSEAKKSLVSANEYASEEKASDSKKSADYAISKAYDALEKTLPKLAAKSREEAVTAIDAADEAYASEYTPEEFKKAVTARDAGESKLAQADASLASYLREDKDETAKELKRTVALQEYEDAHNNFVEAAKISQNAKKVALDRSGSVRQSADEVDAVLEKAYTYSKGGNPAIDEEKARVASAREDIEAGRLKTADEKIKTARLASASLLATAVKDHAKNRNLQAREVVEDANARFGELNAETYLKSNAKESYASTQENLGASNESLQASGNLLEQEKFDDSISQSEEAIRLAEISIDQIETLKGKTTVAKKDRKTTEPETTTTTTTEETTEKASSSQVEELSGGWKRYTVEKSNPADCLWRIADREDIYSDAKLWPRIFEANRKSIRNKNLIYPKQKLNIPPKTGKIGKAPKQ